One part of the Haliaeetus albicilla chromosome 27, bHalAlb1.1, whole genome shotgun sequence genome encodes these proteins:
- the LOC104313501 gene encoding zinc-binding protein A33-like — MAGRSQDRSLREELTCAICCELFSEPVMLDCMHHFCKACIQGYWESCTRVPSCPQCRREFPSRAFRTHYLLSGLVEKVRRCGSTEHRHKMQKHLEDALQARQKEMENFLRRKRATQEEICGLTKVSGELNFKIRAEFARLHQILEEEERAVLAELGEKEEQSMAQLHGDVHRLEEGMSVLQRDIERIEQTLSKMEEVSLLEVESLDIRPSVRVETQPAFNLEHYRDSRSGPLQYIFWRRMLQSICPAPAPLTFDPESAHPNLVFSRDLTAVTERNRAQPVPSSPRRFRQCVNVLGSQTFDSGRHYWEVWVGSKTKWDLGVAAEAVDRAAKVKLCPENGYWTLRLRNRTEYWATATPWVRLTPQRPPRKVGVFLDCQEGTVTFFNAGDMSHLFTFHQVSAERYCPFFSTCFSDGGANMEPMRLCHLAL, encoded by the exons ATGGCCGGCAGGAGCCAGGACCGGAGCCTGCGGGAGGAGCTGACGTGTGCCATCTGCTGCGAACTCTTCAGCGAGCCTGTCATGCTGGACTGCATGCACCATTTCTGCAAGGCCTGCATCCAGGGCTACTGGGAGAGCTGCACCCGcgttccctcctgcccccagtgCCGCCGAGAGTTCCCCAGCCGGGCTTTCCGCACCCACTACCTGCTCTCGGGGCTGGTGGAGAAGGTGCGGCGCTGCGGATCCACGGAGCACCGGCACAAGATGCAG AAGCACCTGGAAGATGCTTTGCAAGCTCGtcagaaggagatggagaacTTCTTGCGGAGGAAGCGTGCGACGCAGGAAGAGATCTGTGGCCTGACG aAGGTGTCTGGGGAGCTGAACTTCAAGATCCGGGCAGAGTTTGCCCGCCTTCATCAGATcttggaggaagaggagagagctgtgctggcagagctgggtgaAAAGGAAGAGCAGTCGATGGCACAGCTGCATGGGGACGTCCACCGGTTGGAGGAGGGAATGTCAGTGCTTCAGAGGGACATAGAACGCATAGAGCAGACCCTGAGCAAGATGGAAGAAGTCTCGTTGCTGGAG GTGGAGAGCCTGGATATCAG GCCCTCGGTGCGCGTTGAGACCCAGCCTGCCTTCAACCTGGAGCACTACAGGGACAGCCGCAGCGGCCCCTTGCAGTACATCTTCTGGAGACGGATGCTGCAGTCCATCTGCCCCG CTCCTGCCCCGCTCACCTTCGACCCTGAGTCAGCCCACCCCAACCTGGTCTTCTCCAGAGACCTGACAGCAGTGACAGAGAGGAATCGAGCCCAGCCTGTCCCCAGTAGCCCTCGGCGCTTCCGTCAGTGTGTCAATGTCCTGGGCTCACAGACCTTTGACAGTGGCCGGCACTACTGGGAGGTCTGGGTGGGCAGCAAAACCAAGTGGGACCTGGGGGTGGCCGCCGAGGCTGTGGACCGGGCGGCAAAGGTCAAGCTGTGCCCGGAGAACGGCTACTGGACGCTTCGCCTGCGGAACAGGACCGAGTACTGGGCCACCGCCACCCCCTGGGTGCGCCTGACTCCCCAACGCCCCCCCCGGAAAGTGGGGGTCTTCCTGGACTGCCAGGAGGGCACTGTCACCTTCTTCAATGCCGGGGACATGTCCCACCTCTTCACCTTCCACCAGGTCTCTGCAGAGAGATACTGCCCCTTCTTCAGCACCTGCTTCAGCGACGGGGGGGCCAACATGGAGCCCATGCGCCTTTGCCACCTGGCCCTGTGA